In one Silene latifolia isolate original U9 population chromosome 10, ASM4854445v1, whole genome shotgun sequence genomic region, the following are encoded:
- the LOC141605015 gene encoding uncharacterized protein LOC141605015: protein MKPIHLQTQNECPSIISLLCRNPAFLVIFVFLMQNITVTLSLRSIDYPGNETDYTALLAIKSKLLDPSNRVLSSWNDSIYHCYWEGVACGRKHNRVTVLDLSSRGLAGTISPFIGNLSFLKILNLYNNSLYGEIPTQLGHLIRLNELGLDNNTLVGEIPANISRCVNLRMFIISNNKLEGNLPTGLRALSKLTHFVVDINHLTGPLFNIIQNLTSLVVISAADNSFIGTIPNSIGRMQNLTFLALAVNELSGTLPTSLFNISSLQSLDFEQNQLHGELPADVGVNIPRLTWFGLENNNFRGLIPITIQNLTALEDIGLGYNNFIGNVPFYFGNFHKLISLSLGGNFLEGDINLIDTLVNCSQLRTLTLGPNHFSGILPKSVANLSTSLEVLDIRNTHINGKFPEGITNLNNLELLWMDNCKLTGSIPQDFGKLYKLEQLFLDSNNLKGKIPNSMANLSYLSWLYLQDNILEGSIPPNLGNCQSLLFLDLANNELNGTLDTELFERSASFVSLELSNNHLEGTLPLEMSKQSNLQFLGLSNNKVSGIIPDSLGDCSDLQHLFMDGNSFQGNIPSSFASLASLQEIDLSQNNLSGPIPSFFSKFHSLYYLNLSYNDFEGRVPTDSVFANGSAVFVTGNSRLCGGIKQLHLPKCIEKKSSGKKKRIMSHALKLLIPIVGALFGMVAIASGLYLACLKKKKSPLSSGSMMGIVTMKVSYDMLLKATTGFSSENLLGMGSFGSVFKGVLDGKTVAVKVLNLQRRCASKSFMAECNALRSVRHRNLISIITACSSIDFQRNDFRALVYEYMPNGSLDKWLHGVDRNMSLAQRIDVAVDVAHAISYLHHECETPIVHCDLKPSNILLDNDMVAHVGDFGLARFLTQPRHPNQSSTIGIKGTIGYAAPEYGLGSEPSTEGDVYSSGILLLELMTGKSPTDSMFKEGYSLHLHAEAALPDQVLQIVDPSLEGDNLTEEAEDPRAIQGELERRVECITTVISVGMSCSNHLPQQRIKIVDARSRLQSAKDNLLSTRNRRNLPARALMVTEA, encoded by the exons ATGAAACCAATCCACCTCCAAACCCAAAATGAATGTCCAAGTATTATTTCTCTACTATGTAGAAACCCAGCTTTTCTTGTCATCTTTGTTTTTCTTATGCAAAATATTACCGTAACTTTATCACTGCGTAGTATAGACTACCCAGGCAACGAGACCGACTACACTGCGTTGCTGGCCATCAAGAGCAAACTACTGGATCCTTCTAACCGGGTTTTAAGCTCTTGGAATGACTCGATTTACCACTGTTATTGGGAAGGGGTTGCTTGTGGGCGTAAACATAATAGAGTGACTGTACTAGATTTGAGTTCTAGAGGTTTGGCAGGAACCATATCTCCTTTCATAGGAAATCTAAGCTTCCTTAAGATCCTTAACCTTTACAATAATAGCCTATATGGAGAAATTCCCACTCAATTAGGTCATCTAATCAGGCTTAATGAACTAGGGCTAGATAACAACACACTTGTAGGTGAAATTCCAGCCAACATATCTCGTTGTGTTAACCTCAGAATGTTTATCATATCCAACAACAAGCTAGAGGGAAATCTCCCAACAGGACTAAGAGCATTGTCAAAGCTAACACACTTTGTTGTGGACATTAATCATCTTACCGGCCCTCTTTTTAACATCATACAAAATCTTACTTCTTTAGTAGTAATAAGTGCTGCTGATAACTCATTTATAGGAACTATCCCAAACAGCATTGGTAGAATGCAAAATCTAACCTTCCTTGCACTTGCAGTAAATGAACTCTCAGGCACACTTCCCACATCCCTTTTTAATATCTCCTCCCTACAATCTCTTGATTTTGAACAAAACCAACTACATGGAGAACTTCCAGCAGATGTTGGCGTCAATATTCCCCGTCTGACATGGTTCGGCCTCGAGAATAACAACTTTAGAGGATTAATTCCAATCACGATACAAAACCTCACAGCTCTTGAAGATATTGGACTCGGTTATAATAATTTTATAGGAAATGTTCCTTTTTATTTTGGGAATTTTCATAAGCTAATTTCTTTATCTCTAGGAGGGAACTTCCTAGAGGGTGACATTAATCTTATAGATACACTTGTTAACTGCAGCCAATTACGTACCCTCACTTTGGGACCGAATCATTTTTCAGGAATATTACCCAAATCTGTTGCCAATCTCTCCACCTCTTTGGAAGTGCTCGATATACGAAATACTCATATAAATGGAAAATTTCCAGAAGGTATTACCAATCTCAACAATCTTGAGCTGTTATGGATGGACAACTGCAAATTAACGGGATCTATCCCTCAAGATTTCGGGAAGCTCTACAAATTGGAACAACTTTTTCTGGACTCCAACAACTTAAAAGGTAAAATTCCCAATTCCATGGCCAATTTATCATACTTGAGTTGGCTTTATTTACAAGACAACATATTGGAAGGGAGTATACCTCCAAACCTCGGGAATTGCCAAAGCTTGTTGTTCCTGGATTTAGCAAACAATGAACTCAATGGAACATTGGATACTGAGCTATTTGAAAGATCTGCTTCATTTGTCAGTCTAGAGTTGTCAAATAATCATTTGGAAGGCACCCTTCCTTTGGAAATGAGTAAACAAAGCAACCTACAATTCTTAGGTCTGTCTAACAATAAGGTTTCGGGTATCATTCCAGATAGTCTTGGTGACTGTTCTGACCTTCAACACCTCTTCATGGATGGAAATTCTTTCCAGGGAAATATTCCGTCATCTTTCGCTTCTTTGGCTAGCCTCCAAGAAATTGACCTTTCTCAAAACAATTTGTCTGGCCCAATTCCATCCTTCTTCTCCAAATTTCACAGTTTATATTACCTTAACTTATCTTACAACGATTTTGAGGGAAGGGTTCCAACAGATTCAGTATTTGCAAATGGAAGTGCGGTCTTTGTTACTGGCAATAGCAGACTTTGTGGAGGAATTAAACAGCTTCATTTACCTAAGTGCATTGAGAAGAAAAGCTcgggaaagaagaaaagaataatGTCTCATGCCCTTAAATTGTTAATCCCAATTGTTGGCGCACTATTTGGGATGGTGGCCATAGCATCAGGGCTGTATCTGGCATGTCTCAAAAAGAAAAAGTCACCTCTTTCATCAGGTTCAATGATGGGGATTGTAACCATGAAAGTGTCTTACGACATGTTACTCAAAGCAACGACTGGTTTTTCTTCAGAAAATCTACTTGGGATGGGATCTTTTGGATCCGTGTTTAAGGGGGTTTTGGATGGAAAGACCGTTGCAGTGAAAGTTCTCAACTTGCAACGCCGTTGTGCATCTAAAAGTTTCATGGCAGAATGCAACGCGTTAAGAAGTGTCCGTCACAGGAATCTGATAAGCATCATAACAGCTTGTTCTAGTATCGACTTTCAGAGAAATGATTTTAGAGCACTAGTGTACGAGTACATGCCAAATGGAAGCCTAGACAAATGGTTACATGGAGTCGACAGAAACATGAGCCTTGCTCAAAGGATTGATGTAGCGGTTGATGTGGCCCATGCAATCAGTTATCTCCACCATGAGTGTGAAACTCCAATAGTGCATTGTGATTTGAAACCAAGCAACATATTGCTTGACAATGACATGGTCGCTCATGTTGGAGATTTTGGATTAGCAAGGTTTCTTACTCAGCCTCGACATCCAAATCAAAGTAGTACAATTGGAATTAAGGGGACTATAGGCTATGCTGCTCCAG AGTATGGGCTCGGGAGTGAGCCATCTACAGAGGGTGATGTTTACAGCTCTGGCATATTGCTACTTGAGCTTATGACAGGAAAGAGTCCGACAGACAGTATGTTCAAGGAAGGCTACAGCCTTCATCTACATGCAGAAGCAGCATTACCTGACCAAGTCTTGCAAATTGTGGATCCATCGCTTGAAGGAGATAACCTCACCGAAGAAGCCGAAGACCCAAGGGCAATCCAAGGTGAGCTTGAACGAAGAGTGGAATGCATTACTACTGTGATCAGTGTCGGAATGTCGTGCTCGAATCATTTGCCACAACAGCGAATAAAAATAGTTGACGCCAGGAGCAGGCTTCAATCAGCAAAAGACAACCTTCTCAGTACTAGAAACAGGCGTAATCTTCCTGCAAGAG CGCTGATGGTTACAGAGGCCTGA
- the LOC141606998 gene encoding uncharacterized protein LOC141606998, with protein MQSVTVTLSFRSFGYPGNETDHTALLAIKSQLLVPSNHVLKSWNESIHHCSWEGVYCGRKHSRVTGLDLSSRGLAGTISPFIGNLSFLKIIDLYNNSLYGEIPTQLGHLSRLHVLQLYNNTLVGEIPANISGCVNLRVFYLDNNKLEGKLPTGLGALSKLIHFLVQSNHLKGTLFDSIQNLTSLEYIGGYGNSFTGTIPNSIGRMQNLTIVAVGANQLSGTLPTSLFNLSYLQSLDFVDNQLHGELPADVGINIPHLTWFNLQENKFTGLIPNTIQNLTALELLGLGYNNFIGNVPFYFWNFHKLNRLSLAGNFLEGNINLIDTLVNCSQLSILELGPNHFSGILPKSVANLSTSLQWLIIQHTLTSGEIPDGITNLNNLEQLAMDSNKLTGSIPQDFGKLHKLEKLYLDSNNLKGKIPNSMANLSRLSWLYLHDNILEGSIPPNLGNCQSLLFLDLANNELNGTLDTELFEGSASFIELHLFYNRLEGSLPLEMDKQSNLQILGLANNKFSGFIPDSLGDCSDLQYLYMDGNSFQGNIPSSFASLTSLLQIDISQNNLSGPIPAFFSKFPKLYYLNLSYNDFEGWVPTNSVFANTSAFFVAGNNRLCGGIKQLHLPKCIEKKSSGKKKRIMSHALKLIIPIVGALIGMVAIASGLYLACIKKKKTPLSSGSMMGTLTMKVSYDMLLKATAGFSSENLLGMGSFGSVFKGILDGNTVAVKVLNLEHHGASKSFMAECNVLRNVRHRNLIGIITACSSIDFLRNDFRALVYEYMPNGSLDKWLHGVDRNMSLAQRVDVAIDVAHAISYLHYECETPIVHCDLKPSNILLDSDMVAHVGDFGLARFLTQPRHPNQSSTIGIKGTVGYAAPEYGLGSEPSTEGDVYSYGILLLELMTGKSPTDSMFKEGYSLHLHAEAALPDQVLHIVDPSLEGDNLTEEAEDPRAIQGELERRVECISTVISVGVSCSNHLPQQRMNIVDARSRLQSARDNLVGARNRRNRPARALMVTEA; from the exons ATGCAAAGTGTCACTGTAACTTTATCATTCCGTAGTTTTGGCTACCCAGGCAACGAAACCGACCACACGGCGTTGCTGGCCATCAAGAGCCAACTATTGGTTCCTTCCAACCACGTTTTAAAATCATGGAATGAATCAATTCACCACTGTTCTTGGGAGGGGGTTTATTGTGGGCGTAAACATAGCAGAGTGACTGGATTAGATTTGAGTTCTAGAGGTTTGGCAGGAACCATATCTCCTTTCATAGGAAACTTGAGCTTCCTTAAGATCATTGACCTTTACAATAATAGTCTATATGGAGAAATCCCCACTCAATTAGGTCACTTATCCAGGCTTCATGTACTACAGCTATATAACAACACACTTGTAGGTGAAATTCCAGCCAACATATCTGGTTGTGTTAACCTCAGAGTGTTTTACTTAGACAACAACAAGCTAGAGGGAAAACTCCCAACAGGACTAGGTGCATTGTCAAAGCTAATACACTTTCTTGTGCAAAGTAACCATCTTAAGGGGACTCTTTTTGACAGCATACAAAACCTTACTTCTTTAGAATATATAGGTGGTTATGGCAACTCATTTACTGGAACTATCCCAAACAGCATTGGTAGGATGCAAAATCTAACCATCGTTGCAGTTGGAGCAAATCAACTCTCAGGCACACTTCCCACGTCCCTTTTTAATCTCTCCTACCTTCAAAGTCTTGATTTTGTTGACAACCAATTACATGGAGAACTTCCAGCAGACGTTGGCATCAATATTCCTCATTTGACATGGTTTAACCTCCAGGAAAACAAATTCACGGGATTAATTCCAAATACGATCCAAAACCTCACAGCTCTTGAATTACTTGGACTCGGTTATAATAATTTTATAGGAAATGTTCCTTTTTATTTTTGGAATTTTCATAAGCTAAATCGTTTATCTCTTGCAGGGAACTTCCTAGAGGGTAACATTAATCTTATAGATACACTTGTTAACTGCAGCCAATTAAGTATCCTAGAATTGGGACCGAATCATTTTTCAGGAATATTACCCAAATCTGTTGCCAATCTCTCCACCTCTTTGCAATGGCTCATTATACAACATACTCTGACAAGTGGAGAAATTCCAGACGGGATTACCAATCTCAACAATCTTGAGCAGTTAGCGATGGACAGCAACAAATTAACAGGATCTATCCCTCAAGATTTCGGCAAGCTCCACAAACTGGAGAAACTTTATCTGGACTCCAACAATTTAAAAGGTAAAATTCCCAATTCCATGGCCAATTTATCACGCTTGAGTTGGCTTTATTTACATGACAACATATTGGAAGGGAGTATACCTCCAAACCTCGGGAATTGCCAAAGCTTGTTGTTCCTGGATTTAGCAAACAATGAACTCAATGGAACATTGGATACTGAGCTATTTGAAGGATCTGCTTCATTTATTGAACTACATTTGTTTTATAATCGTTTGGAAGGCTCCCTACCTTTGGAAATGGATAAACAAAGTAACCTACAAATCTTAGGACTAGCTAACAATAAGTTTTCGGGTTTCATTCCAGATAGTCTTGGTGACTGTTCTGACCTTCAATACCTCTACATGGATGGAAATTCTTTCCAGGGAAATATTCCATCATCTTTCGCTTCTTTGACTAGCCTACTACAAATTGACATTTCTCAAAATAATTTATCCGGCCCCATTCCAGCCTTCTTTTCTAAATTTCCAAAATTATATTACCTTAACTTATCCTACAACGATTTTGAGGGATGGGTTCCAACAAATTCAGTATTTGCAAATACAAGTGCATTCTTTGTTGCTGGCAATAACAGGCTTTGTGGAGGAATTAAACAGCTTCACTTACCAAAGTGCATTGAGAAGAAAAGCTcgggaaagaagaaaagaataatGTCTCATGCCCTTAAATTGATAATCCCAATTGTTGGCGCACTAATTGGGATGGTGGCCATAGCATCAGGGCTGTATCTGGCATGTATCAAAAAGAAAAAGACACCTCTTTCATCAGGTTCAATGATGGGGACTCTAACCATGAAAGTGTCTTACGACATGTTACTCAAAGCAACAGCTGGTTTTTCTTCAGAGAATCTTCTAGGAATGGGATCTTTTGGATCCGTGTTTAAGGGGATTTTGGATGGAAATACGGTTGCAGTGAAAGTCCTCAACTTGGAACACCACGGTGCATCTAAGAGTTTCATGGCAGAGTGCAATGTGCTGAGGAATGTCCGTCACCGGAATCTGATAGGCATCATAACAGCTTGTTCTAGTATTGACTTTCTGAGAAACGATTTTAGAGCACTAGTATATGAGTACATGCCAAATGGAAGCCTAGACAAATGGTTACATGGAGTCGACAGAAACATGAGCCTTGCTCAAAGGGTGGATGTTGCGATTGATGTCGCCCATGCAATCAGCTATCTCCACTATGAGTGTGAAACTCCAATAGTGCATTGTGACTTGAAACCGAGCAACATATTGCTTGACAGTGACATGGTCGCACATGTTGGAGATTTTGGATTAGCAAGGTTTCTTACTCAACCTCGGCATCCGAATCAAAGTAGTACAATTGGAATTAAGGGAACTGTAGGCTATGCTGCTCCAG AGTATGGGCTCGGAAGTGAGCCATCTACAGAGGGTGATGTTTACAGCTATGGCATATTGCTACTTGAGCTTATGACAGGAAAGAGTCCGACAGACAGTATGTTCAAGGAAGGCTACAGCCTTCATCTACATGCAGAAGCAGCATTACCTGACCAAGTCTTGCATATTGTGGATCCATCGCTTGAAGGAGATAACCTCACCGAAGAAGCCGAAGACCCAAGGGCAATCCAAGGTGAGCTTGAACGAAGAGTGGAATGCATTAGTACTGTGATCAGTGTAGGAGTGTCGTGCTCAAATCATTTGCCACAACAGCGAATGAACATAGTTGACGCGAGAAGCAGGCTTCAATCAGCAAGAGACAACCTTGTTGGTGCTAGAAACAGGCGTAATCGTCCTGCAAGAG CACTGATGGTTACAGAGGCCTGA
- the LOC141605020 gene encoding uncharacterized protein LOC141605020 — protein MKPIQNKSPSFISPMCNKRAFLLIFLFIMQNITLSLALRSIEHPGNATDHAALLVIKSQLKVPSNWVLSSWNDSIHHCSWEGVKCGRKHKRVTLLDLSSRGLAGTISPFIGNLSFLKILYLYNNNLYGEIPCQLGHLFRLHELYLYNNSLVGEIPANISRCVNLRLFTIGNNKLEGNLPQGLKALRNLEFLSVHNNYLTGPLFDIIQNLTSLVYVYAEYNSFTGTIPNSIGRIQNLTNVVVSSNKLTGTFPTSLFNISSLQVLEFFDNQLHGELPADIGVNIPRLTWFDLGENNFTGLIPITIQNLTALEDITLRYNNFIGNVPFYFGNFHKLNYLYLGGNFLEGDINLIDTLVNCSQLRILNLGPNHFSGILPKSVANLSTSLQELNIGNTLISGKIPEGITNLNNLEKFWMHNCNLTGSIPQDFGKLYKLEGLLLESNNLKGKIPNSMANLSRLSWLILNDNILEGSIPPNLGNCQSLLFLDLSNNELNGTLDTELFEGSASFIELHLSYNRLEGSLPLEMDKQSNLQILGLGNNKFSGIIPDSLGDCSDLQYLYMEGNSFQGNIPSSLASLTSLQHIDFSRNNLSGPIPAFFSKFPILYYLNLSYNDFEGRVPTNSVFANVSAVFVTGNSRLCGGIKQLHLPKCIEKKSSGKKKRIMSHALKLIIPIVGALFGMVAIASGLYLACLKKKKSPLSSGSMMGIVTMKVSYDMLLKATSGFSSENLLGMGSFGSVFKGILDGKLVAVKVLNLQHRSASKSFMAECNTLRNVRHRNLVGVITACSSIDFQRNDFKALVYEFMPNGSLDRWLHGFERNMSLAQRVDVAIDAAHALIYLHHECETPIVHCDLKPSNILLDSDMVAHVGDFGLARFLTQPRHPNQSSTIGIKGTIGYAAPEYGLGSELSTEGDVYSYGILLLELMTGKSPTDSMFKEGYSLHKHAEVALPDQVLQIVDPSLEEDNLTEEAEDPRAIQDELQRRVECITTVISVGVECSNHLPQQRMKIVDARSRLLSARDSLVGARNRRNLPARGA, from the exons ATGAAACCAATCCAAAATAAAAGTCCAAGTTTTATTTCTCCCATGTGCAACAAACGAGCCTTTCTACTCATCTTTCTTTTTATTATGCAAAATATTACACTAAGTTTAGCACTACGTAGCATTGAACACCCAGGCAATGCGACCGACCATGCCGCGCTGTTGGTCATCAAGAGCCAACTAAAGGTTCCTTCAAACTGGGTTTTAAGCTCATGGAATGACTCTATTCACCATTGTTCTTGGGAGGGAGTCAAATGTGGGCGTAAACATAAACGAGTGACTTTACTAGATTTGAGTTCTAGAGGTTTGGCAGGAACCATATCTCCTTTCATAGGAAACCTGAGCTTCCTTAAGATCCTTTACCTTTACAATAATAACCTATATGGAGAAATCCCCTGTCAATTAGGTCATCTATTCAGGCTTCATGAACTATACCTATATAACAACTCACTTGTAGGCGAAATTCCAGCCAACATATCTCGTTGTGTTAACCTCAGACTGTTTACCATAGGCAACAACAAGCTAGAGGGAAACCTCCCGCAAGGATTAAAAGCATTGCGAAATTTAGAATTCCTTTCCGTGCACAATAACTATCTTACCGGCCCTCTTTTTGACATCATACAAAATCTTACTTCTTTAGTATACGTATATGCTGAATACAACTCATTTACTGGAACTATCCCAAACAGCATTGGTAGGATACAAAATCTAACCAACGTTGTTGTTTCATCAAATAAACTCACAGGCACATTTCCTACATCCCTTTTTAATATCTCCTCCCTTCAAGTTCTTGAATTTTTCGACAACCAACTACATGGCGAACTTCCAGCAGATATTGGCGTCAATATTCCCCGTCTGACATGGTTTGACCTCGGGGAAAACAACTTCACAGGATTAATTCCAATCACGATACAAAACCTTACAGCTCTTGAAGATATTACACTCCGTTATAATAATTTTATAGGAAATGTTCCTTTTTATTTTGGGAATTTTCATAAGCTAAATTATTTATATCTTGGAGGGAACTTCCTAGAGGGTGACATTAATCTTATAGATACACTTGTTAACTGCAGTCAATTACGTATCCTCAATTTGGGACCGAATCATTTTTCAGGAATATTACCCAAATCTGTTGCCAATCTCTCCACCTCTTTGCAAGAGCTCAATATAGGAAATACTCTGATAAGTGGAAAAATTCCAGAAGGTATTACCAATCTCAACAATCTTGAGAAGTTTTGGATGCACAACTGTAACTTAACGGGATCTATCCCTCAAGATTTCGGGAAGCTCTACAAATTGGAAGGTCTTCTTCTGGAGTCCAACAATTTAAAAGGTAAAATTCCCAATTCCATGGCCAATTTATCACGCTTGAGTTGGCTTATTTTAAATGACAACATATTGGAAGGGAGTATACCTCCAAACCTCGGGAATTGCCAAAGCTTGTTGTTCCTGGATTTATCAAACAATGAACTCAATGGAACATTGGATACTGAGCTATTTGAAGGATCTGCTTCATTTATTGAACTACATTTGTCTTATAATCGTTTGGAAGGCTCCCTACCTTTGGAAATGGATAAACAAAGTAACCTACAAATCTTAGGACTAGGTAACAATAAGTTTTCGGGTATCATTCCAGATAGTCTTGGTGACTGTTCTGACCTACAATACCTCTACATGGAGGGAAATTCTTTCCAGGGAAATATTCCATCATCTTTAGCTTCTTTGACTAGCCTACAACATATTGACTTTTCTCGAAACAATTTATCTGGCCCAATTCCAGCATTCTTTTCtaaatttcctatattatattatCTTAACTTGTCTTATAACGATTTTGAGGGAAGGGTTCCAACAAATTCAGTATTTGCAAATGTAAGTGCGGTCTTTGTTACTGGCAATAGCAGACTTTGTGGAGGAATTAAACAGCTTCATTTACCTAAGTGCATTGAGAAGAAAAGCTcgggaaagaagaaaagaataatGTCTCATGCCCTTAAATTGATAATCCCAATTGTTGGCGCACTATTTGGGATGGTGGCCATAGCATCGGGGCTGTATCTGGCATGTCTCAAAAAGAAAAAGTCACCTCTTTCATCAGGTTCAATGATGGGGATTGTAACCATGAAAGTGTCGTATGACATGTTACTCAAAGCAACATCTGGTTTTTCTTCAGAGAATCTACTTGGGATGGGATCTTTTGGATCCGTGTTTAAGGGGATTTTGGATGGAAAATTGGTTGCAGTTAAAGTTCTCAACTTGCAACACCGCAGTGCATCTAAGAGCTTCATGGCAGAGTGTAACACATTGAGGAATGTCCGTCATCGGAATCTGGTAGGCGTTATAACAGCTTGTTCCAGCATTGACTTTCAGAGAAACGATTTTAAAGCACTAGTATATGAGTTCATGCCAAATGGGAGTCTAGACAGATGGTTACATGGATTCGAACGAAACATGAGCCTTGCTCAAAGGGTGGATGTTGCGATTGATGCTGCCCATGCACTCATCTATCTCCACCATGAGTGTGAAACTCCAATAGTGCATTGCGACTTGAAACCGAGCAACATATTGCTTGACAGTGACATGGTCGCTCATGTTGGAGATTTTGGATTAGCAAGGTTTCTTACTCAACCTCGGCATCCGAATCAAAGTAGTACAATTGGAATCAAGGGCACTATAGGTTATGCTGCTCCAG AGTATGGGCTCGGAAGTGAGTTATCTACAGAGGGTGATGTTTACAGCTATGGCATATTGCTACTTGAGCTAATGACTGGGAAGAGTCCAACAGACAGCATGTTCAAGGAAGGCTACAGTCTCCATAAGCATGCAGAAGTAGCATTACCTGACCAAGTCTTGCAAATTGTGGATCCATCGCTTGAAGAAGATAATCTCACTGAAGAAGCCGAAGATCCAAGGGCAATCCAAGATGAGCTTCAAAGAAGAGTGGAATGCATTACTACTGTGATCAGTGTAGGAGTGGAATGCTCAAATCATTTGCCACAACAGCGAATGAAAATAGTCGATGCTAGAAGCAGGCTGCTATCAGCAAGAGACAGCCTTGTTGGTGCTAGAAACAGGCGTAATCTTCCTGCCAGAG GGGCCTGA